In Fusobacteriaceae bacterium, a genomic segment contains:
- a CDS encoding glutaconyl-CoA decarboxylase subunit alpha, translated as MSYYSMGAYFKNMPKIGKPLSIVNEENKNQLLAVENEIEELIETAQAQGRSDESLNEAGQMTAIQRLAELIDEGTWFPLNSLFNPEGNDNGSTGIIKGLAKICGKWAVVIASDNKKLAGAWVPGQAENLIRGSDTAKILGIPLVYVLNCSGVKFDEQEKVYPNRRGGGTPFFRNAELQKLGIPVIVGIYGTNPAGGGYHSISPTILVAHKDANMAVGGAGILGGMNPKGYVDKESAQALIDATVNAKKTNPPGSVPIHYNETGFFREVYEDEEGVLEGIKKYMSMLPAYNLEFFRVDDPVLPAYPEEDLYSLVPFNQKRQYDIYEVMARLFDNSEFFEYKKGYGPEMATGLAKINGLLVGVVANVQGMLMKYPEYKENSIGIGGKLYRQGLVKMNEFVTLCARDKIPMIWLQDTTGIDVGDDAEKAELLGLGQSLIYSIEVSDIPHLEITLRKGTAAAHYVLGGPQANNNNAFSLGTAATEVYVMNGETAAAAMYARRLVKDQKEGKDIQSTIDKMNQVIREYTEKSRPKYCAFTGMVDEIVDMMSLRPYMEAFTEAAYQNKKAICAFHQMLTPRVIREFNTYTK; from the coding sequence ATGAGTTATTATTCCATGGGCGCTTACTTCAAAAACATGCCCAAAATCGGAAAGCCGCTCAGTATCGTCAACGAGGAGAACAAAAACCAGCTGCTGGCGGTGGAAAACGAAATCGAGGAACTGATCGAGACGGCCCAGGCCCAGGGACGAAGCGACGAATCCCTCAACGAGGCGGGGCAAATGACCGCCATTCAGCGACTCGCCGAGCTTATCGACGAAGGGACCTGGTTTCCCTTGAACAGTCTCTTTAATCCCGAAGGAAACGACAACGGATCGACGGGCATCATCAAAGGTCTCGCCAAGATCTGCGGCAAATGGGCCGTTGTCATCGCTTCGGACAATAAAAAATTAGCGGGCGCCTGGGTGCCGGGCCAGGCCGAAAACCTGATTCGGGGCTCCGATACGGCCAAGATTTTGGGGATTCCCCTCGTCTATGTGCTGAATTGCAGCGGCGTCAAATTTGACGAACAGGAAAAAGTCTATCCCAACCGGCGCGGCGGCGGAACGCCCTTCTTCAGGAACGCCGAGCTTCAAAAATTGGGGATTCCCGTGATTGTCGGCATCTACGGTACGAACCCCGCCGGAGGCGGCTACCATTCCATCAGCCCGACGATACTTGTGGCCCACAAGGACGCCAATATGGCTGTCGGCGGCGCGGGCATCCTCGGCGGCATGAATCCCAAGGGCTATGTGGACAAGGAGAGCGCCCAGGCGCTGATCGACGCCACGGTCAACGCGAAAAAGACCAATCCGCCGGGATCGGTTCCGATCCATTACAACGAGACCGGATTCTTCCGGGAAGTTTACGAGGATGAGGAAGGGGTTTTGGAGGGCATCAAAAAATACATGTCCATGCTGCCCGCCTACAATCTCGAGTTCTTCAGAGTCGACGACCCCGTGCTGCCCGCTTATCCCGAAGAGGATCTGTATTCCCTCGTTCCCTTCAACCAGAAGCGGCAATACGACATCTATGAGGTCATGGCGCGGCTCTTCGACAACAGCGAGTTTTTTGAATACAAAAAGGGCTACGGGCCGGAAATGGCGACGGGTCTCGCGAAGATTAACGGACTTTTGGTGGGGGTCGTAGCCAATGTGCAGGGCATGTTGATGAAATATCCCGAATACAAGGAAAATTCCATCGGGATCGGCGGCAAGCTCTACCGCCAGGGTCTCGTCAAGATGAACGAATTCGTGACGCTCTGCGCCCGGGACAAGATTCCCATGATCTGGCTGCAGGACACCACGGGCATAGACGTCGGCGATGACGCCGAAAAAGCCGAATTGTTGGGTCTCGGACAGTCGCTGATCTATTCGATCGAAGTATCGGATATCCCCCATCTGGAGATCACGCTGCGGAAGGGGACGGCGGCGGCGCATTATGTGCTGGGCGGCCCCCAGGCCAATAACAACAACGCCTTCTCGCTGGGAACGGCGGCGACGGAAGTCTATGTGATGAACGGCGAAACGGCGGCCGCGGCCATGTACGCCCGGCGGCTCGTTAAGGACCAGAAAGAGGGCAAGGATATCCAGAGCACCATCGATAAAATGAATCAGGTCATCCGGGAGTACACGGAGAAATCCAGACCGAAATACTGCGCTTTTACGGGCATGGTGGACGAGATCGTCGACATGATGTCGCTGCGGCCCTATATGGAAGCCTTTACCGAAGCGGCGTACCAGAACAAAAAAGCCATCTGCGCTTTTCATCAGATGCTGACGCCCAGAGTGATACGGGAATTCAATACGTATACGAAATAA
- a CDS encoding CoA-transferase subunit beta gives MADYTNWTNKEMQAVTIAKQIKDGQVVIVGTGLPLIGASVAKRIFAPKCNIIVESGLMDCDPIEVPRSVGDIRFMAHCAVQWPNIRFIGFEACEWQHDSDRLIAFIGGAQIDPYGNVNSTSIGDYHHPKTRFTGSGGANGIATYSNTVIMMQHEKRRFIDKVDYVTSAGWMDGPGGREKAGLPGNRGPVMVVTDRGVMKFDEKTKRMYLAGYYPTSSPEDVKENTGFDIDVSRAAPLDAPTPEIIRIIREEIDPGQAFIKVPV, from the coding sequence ATGGCTGATTATACCAATTGGACGAACAAGGAAATGCAGGCGGTCACCATCGCGAAGCAGATCAAAGACGGACAGGTGGTCATCGTGGGCACGGGACTGCCTCTGATCGGGGCTTCCGTGGCCAAGCGGATCTTCGCGCCCAAGTGCAACATCATCGTCGAGAGCGGTCTCATGGACTGCGATCCCATCGAAGTGCCGAGAAGCGTCGGCGATATCCGTTTTATGGCCCATTGCGCGGTGCAGTGGCCAAATATCCGATTTATCGGCTTTGAGGCCTGCGAATGGCAGCACGACAGCGACAGACTGATCGCCTTTATCGGCGGGGCCCAGATTGACCCCTACGGCAACGTGAACTCGACGTCCATCGGTGATTATCACCACCCGAAGACAAGATTTACGGGGTCGGGAGGCGCCAACGGCATAGCGACCTATTCCAACACGGTCATCATGATGCAGCACGAAAAGCGGAGATTCATCGACAAGGTGGACTACGTGACGAGCGCCGGCTGGATGGACGGACCGGGCGGCCGGGAAAAAGCGGGCCTTCCGGGAAACCGCGGACCGGTCATGGTCGTCACGGACCGGGGCGTCATGAAGTTCGACGAAAAGACGAAACGGATGTATCTGGCCGGCTATTACCCGACCTCCTCGCCCGAAGACGTCAAGGAAAACACCGGCTTTGACATCGATGTCTCGAGGGCCGCGCCTCTCGACGCGCCGACGCCTGAGATTATCCGCATTATCCGGGAGGAAATCGACCCGGGCCAGGCCTTTATCAAAGTACCAGTTTAG
- a CDS encoding glutaconate CoA-transferase, whose product MSKVCTMAEAITKYVKNGDHIVFGGFTTNRKPYAAIYEILRQGLKDFVGEGGPAGGDWDLLIGEGRVLAYTNCYTANSGVTNVSRRFREAYEKGTLNMEDYSQDAIMLMLHAASLGLPFLPVRLMLGTDIANKWGISKEVRKTIPKLPEDKFVYVENPFKKGETVMALPVPEIDVAIIHAQKASFDGTCAIEGDEFHDVDIAVASRKCIVTCEELVSDEEIRKHPEANSVPGFCVDAVVHAPYGAHPSQCYNYYDYDNPFLRMYDGASKTEESFAAFVKEWVYDVPDHDAYLDKLGASRLLKLRSVPGLGYAKDMTKEAKKNG is encoded by the coding sequence ATGAGTAAAGTCTGTACGATGGCCGAAGCCATCACGAAATACGTGAAAAACGGCGATCACATCGTATTCGGCGGGTTTACGACCAACCGGAAGCCTTACGCGGCCATTTACGAAATCCTGCGGCAAGGCCTGAAGGATTTTGTCGGAGAAGGCGGCCCTGCGGGCGGCGACTGGGATCTTTTGATCGGAGAGGGCAGGGTTTTGGCCTATACGAACTGCTACACGGCCAATTCCGGCGTGACCAACGTATCCCGGCGTTTCCGGGAAGCCTATGAGAAGGGGACCCTCAACATGGAGGACTATTCCCAGGACGCGATAATGCTGATGCTGCACGCGGCCTCCTTGGGTCTGCCCTTCCTGCCGGTGCGCCTGATGCTGGGGACCGATATCGCCAACAAATGGGGCATCAGCAAGGAAGTCCGGAAGACGATTCCGAAGCTGCCCGAAGACAAATTCGTCTATGTGGAAAATCCCTTCAAGAAGGGGGAAACCGTCATGGCCCTGCCGGTACCCGAGATCGACGTCGCCATTATCCACGCGCAAAAGGCGTCCTTTGACGGCACCTGCGCCATCGAGGGCGATGAGTTCCACGACGTGGACATCGCCGTGGCGTCCAGGAAGTGCATCGTGACCTGCGAGGAACTCGTCAGCGACGAGGAGATCAGAAAACATCCCGAGGCCAATTCCGTGCCCGGATTCTGTGTCGACGCCGTCGTGCACGCGCCTTACGGCGCGCATCCGAGCCAGTGCTACAACTATTACGACTATGACAATCCGTTTTTGCGGATGTATGACGGAGCGAGCAAGACTGAGGAAAGTTTTGCGGCCTTCGTAAAAGAATGGGTCTATGACGTACCCGACCATGACGCCTACCTCGACAAGCTGGGAGCCTCGCGGCTCTTGAAGTTGCGGTCGGTGCCCGGACTCGGCTACGCCAAGGACATGACCAAGGAGGCGAAGAAGAATGGCTGA
- a CDS encoding sodium ion-translocating decarboxylase subunit beta yields MNFLAVLYRLAEESGFYAIIGNYGKNFVDGGWRYCVMLAISLVLIYLAVYKGFEPLLLLPIAFGVLLANLPVAGLMKEAEPWYTSGILRIIYGGVKSSVFPCLMFLCIGAMTDFGPLISNPISLILGAAAQFGIYVAFMLANATGLFTAGEAAAIGIIGGADGPTAIYVANGLAKDLVAPIAIAAYSYMALIPLIQPPIMKLLTTEKERKTKMTQLRKVSKFEKIAFPIVVTLFCSLLLPSVAPLLGMLMFGNLLRESGVTGRLSDTAQNALCNIVTIFIGTTVGATANAELFLQTKTLAIICMGLIAFAFSTVGGICLGKILYYATGGKINPLIGSAGVSAVPMAARVSQTVGSKANPSNFLLMHAMGPNVAGVIGSAVAAGFFMAVFGAK; encoded by the coding sequence ATGAATTTTTTGGCAGTGTTGTACCGTTTGGCGGAGGAATCGGGTTTCTACGCCATTATCGGGAATTACGGAAAAAACTTTGTAGATGGCGGATGGCGATATTGCGTGATGCTGGCGATATCCCTGGTGCTGATCTATCTCGCGGTATATAAAGGCTTCGAGCCGCTGCTGCTGCTCCCCATCGCCTTCGGGGTGCTGTTGGCCAATCTGCCGGTGGCGGGACTCATGAAAGAAGCCGAACCCTGGTATACGTCGGGGATTTTGCGGATCATTTACGGCGGCGTCAAGAGCAGCGTGTTTCCCTGTCTGATGTTTCTCTGCATCGGCGCAATGACGGATTTCGGCCCTCTGATTTCGAACCCCATCAGTCTGATTTTGGGGGCGGCGGCCCAGTTCGGGATTTACGTGGCCTTTATGCTTGCCAACGCCACAGGGCTCTTTACGGCGGGGGAAGCGGCGGCAATAGGCATTATCGGCGGAGCTGACGGCCCCACGGCCATCTATGTGGCCAACGGTCTGGCCAAGGATCTTGTGGCGCCCATCGCCATAGCGGCTTATTCCTATATGGCGCTGATCCCGTTGATTCAGCCGCCCATCATGAAGCTTTTGACGACGGAAAAGGAGCGGAAGACGAAAATGACCCAGCTCCGGAAGGTGTCGAAATTTGAAAAAATTGCTTTCCCCATTGTGGTGACCCTATTTTGCTCGCTGCTCCTGCCATCGGTGGCACCCCTTTTGGGCATGCTGATGTTCGGCAATCTGCTGCGGGAATCGGGCGTGACCGGAAGACTCTCCGACACGGCCCAGAACGCCCTTTGCAACATCGTTACGATCTTTATCGGGACGACCGTGGGGGCCACGGCCAACGCGGAATTGTTCCTCCAGACGAAGACCCTCGCGATCATCTGCATGGGCCTCATCGCCTTTGCCTTTTCCACCGTGGGCGGCATCTGTCTCGGAAAGATCCTTTATTACGCGACGGGCGGGAAAATCAACCCGCTGATCGGATCGGCGGGCGTATCGGCGGTGCCTATGGCGGCCCGGGTATCCCAGACCGTGGGTTCCAAAGCCAATCCTTCCAACTTCCTGCTGATGCACGCCATGGGTCCCAATGTGGCCGGCGTCATCGGTTCGGCGGTAGCGGCGGGCTTCTTTATGGCCGTATTCGGAGCGAAGTAA
- a CDS encoding acetyl-CoA carboxylase biotin carboxyl carrier protein subunit, with protein sequence MKYTVTVNGKKYEVEVEREEGGKKLLTRSSAAAPAPVAPAPVAAAPAPAPVKEAAPAPAPAKEAAPEPAAVEVSGGNTVVSPLPGSVFDVKVSAGEAVKFGQVLIVIEAMKMETEIVAPADGVVASVLVKKGDAVETDAPLVVLK encoded by the coding sequence ATGAAATATACGGTAACGGTAAACGGCAAAAAATATGAAGTCGAAGTGGAAAGAGAAGAAGGCGGAAAGAAATTGTTGACGCGCTCATCGGCGGCGGCCCCCGCGCCTGTGGCGCCTGCCCCCGTTGCGGCCGCTCCGGCCCCGGCTCCGGTCAAGGAAGCGGCTCCCGCGCCTGCTCCGGCGAAGGAAGCGGCCCCGGAACCTGCGGCTGTGGAGGTATCCGGCGGCAATACCGTTGTGAGCCCGCTGCCGGGCAGCGTTTTCGACGTCAAAGTGAGCGCCGGGGAAGCGGTGAAATTCGGACAGGTATTGATCGTCATTGAGGCCATGAAAATGGAAACGGAGATTGTCGCCCCCGCCGACGGCGTCGTGGCTTCGGTTCTCGTGAAAAAAGGAGATGCTGTGGAGACCGACGCGCCGCTGGTTGTCCTCAAATAA
- a CDS encoding OadG family protein, producing the protein MGSLIKISPWEALLISGLGLSVVFLALAMLALVIIIFSIFAKKTGLDETAAPAGATTGASAGGEEDLGVVAAIIAAVTEDGYRRKENLVVTSIREIR; encoded by the coding sequence ATGGGTTCTTTGATCAAGATCAGTCCCTGGGAAGCGCTTTTGATTTCCGGCCTCGGACTGTCTGTGGTCTTTCTGGCGCTGGCCATGCTGGCGCTTGTGATCATTATCTTCTCGATATTCGCCAAAAAGACCGGTCTCGATGAAACGGCGGCGCCCGCGGGCGCAACGACGGGCGCGTCAGCCGGAGGAGAGGAAGATCTGGGCGTCGTGGCGGCCATTATCGCGGCTGTGACCGAAGACGGCTACCGGCGGAAGGAAAATCTTGTGGTGACCTCGATCCGGGAGATCCGGTAG